CCCGCAGAAGAGCGACGGGTTCACGACGACGCGCTGGCCGACGCGCGCCGCATCCACCCCCTGCCCCGCCTCGGCGATCACGCCGCTGATGTCGCATCCGCCGATGTGCGGCATGGTCGTCTCGATCCCGATGCCGCGGCGCACCCACAGGTCCAGGTGGTTCATCGCGCACGCCCGCACCTCCACCAGCACCTCGCCGGGGCCGGGCTGCGGGCGCGGGACGGCTTCGATGCGCACCACCTCGGGCCCGCCGTACTCGTGGAAGATCGCTGCGCGCATGGATGCCTCGTCGTAGGACCGGATTCGCGTGGTGCGGAGATGCGCGGGAACGTAGGATGATGGGTGATTGCGGGGAAGTGCTCGCGTCCCCGCGCGAGGGCGGGTGCGCGGAGAAGCGGCTGCGAAGACGGAAGCGGCGGTGTGCCGCGGAGCGCCTTGTCCCCGCCGCGGGCGGCGAGTTACCTTGGGTCGCCATGAGCTTCGGCAGCGCGGAGGACCGGCTGAATCCCGTGGCGCCCGAGGGCGCGGACGAGAGCACGCTGGGCGGCTACATGGCCGTCTACGGGCGCAGCGCCGCGTTCGAGGGTACGGACGGCGAGCCGTACACGGTGGGCATCGAGGCGGAGCAGGCCGCCGAGGGCGCGCACCCCTGGGTGGGCTACCTCGTCTTCCTGCGCTGGTCCGCCACCGGGAGCGCCATCATGGGCCACGTGGAGACCGAGGACCTGGCCGGCGGCGCCACCGAGGCCCACGTGCGCGCCGCGCTGGAGGGCCTGACCTTGCACGAGGTGCGCGCGCTGCTGGACGAGACCATCCGGCGCAAGCAGCTAGACGAGGACGCCTAAACTCCCGCGCCGGCCTTCCGCGCCCGGCACGTTTCTTACCTAGCCACCGACCCCATGCTCAAGCAGAGCCTTCTCTACCTCAGCAGCAGCCCCACGGCCAAGCGCGTGGTCACCGGCACGCCCGTGTCGCGCAAGCTGGCACAGCGCTTCGTGGCCGGCGACACGCTGGAAGAGGCGGTGGACGCCGCCCGGACGCTCAACGCGGCCGGGCTCAGCGTGTCGCTGGACTTCCTGGGCGAGAGCGTGGGCACGCGCGAGGAGGCCGAGGCCGCGACCGAGATGGCGGTGCGCATCCTGGAGACCATCGCCTCCGAGGGCATCGACGCCAACCTGTCGATGAAGCCCACGCAGGTGGGGCTGGACATCGACGAGGAGATGTGCCGCCGCAACATCGAGATCGTGCTGCAGCGCGCCCGCGAGCTGGGCGACGGCGACGGCGAGATCTTCGTGCGGCTGGACATGGAGAGCAGCGACTACACGCAGCGCACCATCGACCTGCTGGCGCAGCTGCGCGACGACGGCTTCCGCAACGTGGGCACGGTGCTCCAGTCGTACCTGCGCCGCACGCCGGAAGACGTGGAGGGCCAGATCGCGGCCGGCGCGCGCGTGCGGCTGGTGAAGGGCGCCTACCAGGAGCCGGAGACGGTGGCGTTCCCCGAGAAGGCGGAGACGGACCGCAAGTTCGTGGAGGAGATGGAGCGCCTGCTGGAGAGCGGCGTGTACCCCGCCATCGCCACGCACGACGAGCTGATCATCGACGCCGCCCGCCGCTTCGTGTGGGAGCGCGGCATCGCCAAGGACAGCTTCGAGTTCCAGATGCTGTACGGCGTGCGCCGCGACCTCCAGACGCGCCTCCAGGAAGAGGGCTACAAGGTGCGCGTGTACGTTCCCTTCGGCGACAGCTGGTACCCGTACCTGATGCGACGCCTGGCCGAGCGCCCCGCGAACGTGCTCTTCATGGCCGGCAGCATCCTCAAGGAGTCGCGCGTGAAGCGCTTCGCCAACCCCGCCGGCCTTGGAGTCGGCCTGGTCGCCGGCGCGCTCGCGGGCCTCGCCTGGCGCGGACGCAGCAAGCGCTAGGCTCGGCTTCTCCCGCACACGAACGCCGCGCTCCCGGCTGCCTGTTTCAGGCGGCGCAGGAGTGCGGCGTTCTGCTTTCCGCCGCCCAAGGCGAATCGGGCTGGAGGAGGTCGCAGGCTCGTTCGGTAGATGAACAGCGGATGCGCGGCGAACTCCATCTACGGAGCGAGCATCGCCTGGGCTCGGCAGATGCGCACGTCGCTGCCGTGATCGGTAGATGCTGCGCATCGACAGATACACATCTTCGGACGCGCATCTACGGATGGTCATCGGCAGATGCGCTGTGGTGGAACGACGGTGCGCACCCGCGGGCCCACGGCGGATGCGCGGCGTCGCATCTCCCGAATCGAAACGGCGGCCGCGAATCTGCCGTGGGGTTGGCTGACATCGAACGACGCGGGCTTGGCCGCGCGTCTTCTGCTTCTCATCTCCCGTAGCGGGCATGCGCGTGAGCGACGATAGATCTCCCGACCGACCCGCCGTTCGTTACCGGCTGAGCATGCCGGAGCCGCACAGCCACCTCCTTCGCGTGGACGTGGAGGTGGACGACGCGGCCGGGCCCGTGCGCCTGGTGATGCCGTCGTGGACGCCCGGCTCGTACCTGATACGCGAGTTCCCGCGCAACGTGCAGGAGTTCGCGGCGGCCGACGGCGCGGGCACGCCCCTGCGCTGGGAGAAGACGGACAAGAACACGTGGCAGGTCGATGCGCCGGCGGATGGTCGTCTGCGCGCCTCGTACGCCGTGTACGCGAACGAGATCACGGTGCGCACCAGCCACCTGGACGCCTCGCACGCGTACGTGAACGGCGCGAGCGTCTTCATGTACGCCGAGGGGCGCGAGCGCGGCCCGCTGGAGGTGCGCATCGACGCGCCCGAGGGCTGGCGCACGACGACGGCGCTGCCGCAGCGGGAGGGCGAACCCGTCTTCACCGCGGCGAACTACGACGAGCTGGTGGACTCGCCGTTCGAGATCGGCACGCACGCGCTGTACGAGTGGGAGATGGACGGCCTGCCGCACCGCCTGGCCGTTTGGGGCCGTGGCAACCTGGACGGCGAGCGTCTGGTGGCCGACACGAAGAAGATCATCGCGGCCGAGAAGCACCTCTTCGGCTCGCTTCCCTACCCCGGCTACACCTTCATCCTGCACCTCACGCCGGGCGGCTACGGCGGGCTGGAGCACAAGAACTCCACCTCGCTGCTGGCGGACCGCTGGGCCTTCCGCGGCAACGAATACGAAGGCTTTCTAGGGCTCGTGGCGCACGAGTTCTTCCACCTGTGGAACGGCAAGCGCATCCGCCCCGCCGCGTTGGGCCCGTTCGACTACACGCGCGAGAACTACACGCGCGACCTGTGGGTGGTGGAGGGATTCACGACGTACTACACGGACCTGATGCTCCGCCGCGCCGGCCTGATCACGGTGAATCGCTATCTGGAGAAGCTGGGCGAGATCATCTCGCGCTTCCAGGCGCTCCCCGGCCGCGCGGTGCAGACGCTGGCGGACTCGTCGTTCGACACGTGGATCAAGTTCTACCGGCCCGACGCGCACACGCCCAACGCGCAGATCTCCTATTACCAGAAGGGCGGCCTGGTCGCCCTCCTCCTCGACCTGAAGATCCGTGCATCCACCGCAGGCGAGCGCTCGCTGGACGACGTGCTGCGGCTGCTGTGGGAGCGCTTCGGCGCGCGCGACGCCGGCTTCCCCGAAGGCGAGGTGGAGCGCGTCGCGTCGGAGGTCTGCGGAACGGACCTGTTGGAGTTCTTCGATCGCGCGCTCCGCACCACGGAAGAGCTGGAGTACGGCGATCTGCTCGCGGCCGCCGGGCTCCAGCTGAAGACGCAGGAGAAGAAGGAGACGAAGGACCAGAAGCCCGATGCGGATACGGATGCAACTGGTGACGCGGCGGAGCCCGGCGCTACCGCCGTCTCGGCCGACGCGCCGCTCGGCATGCGACTGCGCGGCGAGGGTGCGCGGACGGTCGTGAGCAACGTGCTCACCGGGACGGCTGCCCACCGCGCGGGCGTCAACAATGGCGACGAGCTGCTCGCGCTCGACGGGCTGCGGGTCGCGCAGGACTCGGTCGCCGCCCGCGTCCGCGAGCGCAAGCCGGGCGACCGCGTTACGCTCACCCTCTTCCGCCGCGACCAGCTGCTGACCCTGGACGTGGAGGTCGAAGCCGCCGCACCCAAGCTCCGCGTCACCCCGGTCGCCGAACCGACGGCCGAGCAGACGGCGCTTCTCCAAGGCTGGCTGCGCGCCGTCGTCTAGCCGAATCCGCCCCGGCGGTGGGTTGACGAAGCGCGGGGCGCGGGTTAGGTTATTGGTTCTGGGACGTGCCTTGCTGGACGGCCCGGAAGACCGGCTCGGGATGTGGCGCAGCCCGGTAGCGCACCTGAATGGGGTTCAGGGGGTCGCAGGTTCAAATCCTGTCATCCCGACTAGCACAACCGAAGGCCCTGCATCGACTTACGATGCAGGGCCTTCGTGCATCGGACGGTCTGGGTCTCATTTGGCGGGTCCTGTTTCCCTGTAGCCCCAGAGCTGGTTTCGCGGCGCTCAATCGTCCCTCCGCACCCTTCGGGTTGGGCGGCGCACGACCTCGTACGTCGTCTCGGGATCTGCCTGCTGGTACAGTTGCACCATTCGAGGATCAGCGTGCCCGTCGGCCCGCATCAGGTCAGCGATAAGATAGTCCTTCCTTTCGGAAAACCATTTTCGCCGCCACGCATGCTCACCACCGATGTGGGCGATCTTTGCGGTCTCCTCGGCAGCCTGCATCAGATCGCGCGCATGGTACCGAGACCACCGTCGATTTGGAAGGCGAGGAGAGGGGAAGAGGAACTTCGCTTGTCCTGGTGCCACATCGGTCCGCTCAAGCAGCCGAAGGATCGTCGCCCGTGTGTGGCGGGACCTTGGGATCCACTCGCCCACTCCTTCCTTGTCG
This genomic interval from Longimicrobiaceae bacterium contains the following:
- a CDS encoding PDZ domain-containing protein, with the translated sequence MRVSDDRSPDRPAVRYRLSMPEPHSHLLRVDVEVDDAAGPVRLVMPSWTPGSYLIREFPRNVQEFAAADGAGTPLRWEKTDKNTWQVDAPADGRLRASYAVYANEITVRTSHLDASHAYVNGASVFMYAEGRERGPLEVRIDAPEGWRTTTALPQREGEPVFTAANYDELVDSPFEIGTHALYEWEMDGLPHRLAVWGRGNLDGERLVADTKKIIAAEKHLFGSLPYPGYTFILHLTPGGYGGLEHKNSTSLLADRWAFRGNEYEGFLGLVAHEFFHLWNGKRIRPAALGPFDYTRENYTRDLWVVEGFTTYYTDLMLRRAGLITVNRYLEKLGEIISRFQALPGRAVQTLADSSFDTWIKFYRPDAHTPNAQISYYQKGGLVALLLDLKIRASTAGERSLDDVLRLLWERFGARDAGFPEGEVERVASEVCGTDLLEFFDRALRTTEELEYGDLLAAAGLQLKTQEKKETKDQKPDADTDATGDAAEPGATAVSADAPLGMRLRGEGARTVVSNVLTGTAAHRAGVNNGDELLALDGLRVAQDSVAARVRERKPGDRVTLTLFRRDQLLTLDVEVEAAAPKLRVTPVAEPTAEQTALLQGWLRAVV
- a CDS encoding proline dehydrogenase family protein; the protein is MLKQSLLYLSSSPTAKRVVTGTPVSRKLAQRFVAGDTLEEAVDAARTLNAAGLSVSLDFLGESVGTREEAEAATEMAVRILETIASEGIDANLSMKPTQVGLDIDEEMCRRNIEIVLQRARELGDGDGEIFVRLDMESSDYTQRTIDLLAQLRDDGFRNVGTVLQSYLRRTPEDVEGQIAAGARVRLVKGAYQEPETVAFPEKAETDRKFVEEMERLLESGVYPAIATHDELIIDAARRFVWERGIAKDSFEFQMLYGVRRDLQTRLQEEGYKVRVYVPFGDSWYPYLMRRLAERPANVLFMAGSILKESRVKRFANPAGLGVGLVAGALAGLAWRGRSKR